The DNA sequence GACGGCCTCGTCAGCGAGGAGACGATCGAGCGCGTTCTTTTCGAGTCATATGCCGCCCTGGCGCGCACCGCAAAAGTGTCGACTCACCTCTCGAGCCTCGCCTCACGCTTCGCGCATGAACGCCTCGCTGCGCTTGCTCAGGCGAAGGGCGTTATTGCCAAGACAGTGCCCGAAGTGCTGTTCGTGTGCGTGCAAAACTCGGGGCGCTCGCAGATGGCGGCCGCGTGGCTGCGCGAGCTCGGCAAAGGCCGGGTTCACGTGCGCTCCGCCGGGTCTGAGCCCGGCGCCAGCATCCTGTCTCTCGTTGTCGACGTGATGGCAGAAGAAGGCATCGCCCTCACCGACGACTTTCCCAAGCCGCTCACTGACGACGTCGTGCGTGCCGCGGATGCTGTGATCACGATGGGCTGCGGCGATGCCTGCCCGATCTACCCCGGCAAGCGCTACCTTGACTGGCAGCTCACCGACCCCGCCGACCTCGATATCGACGGAGTTCGCCGAGTGCGCGATGAGATCCGAGAGCGCGTTGAAGGGTTGCTGCGCGAGATCGCGCCGTAGCACCAGCACCACCGCTCAGCTGCAGCGCTCATCAGGGCGCAGCGGCACCGAGGTGGCGAGCCATCGGCTGTGAGTTCCGGCCGGGTGTCTGTTAGCCGAAGGCCTCGACAATGGGCCGGAACTTGAGCTCGGTCTCCGCAAGCTCCTTCTTGGCGTCGGAGCCCGCAACGATCCCTGCTCCGGCATAGGCCGTGATTCCGGAGCCGCTGACTTGGGCGCACCGCAACGCGACGGCCCATTCGCCATTGCCGTGGGCATCCACCCAGCCAACGGGGCCGGCGTAGCGACCGCGATCGAAACCTTCGAGTTCGTCGATGATCCGAATGGCGTCGGGTGTCGGGGTTCCCGCGACGGCCGCGGTCGGATGCAGGATGTCGATGAGATCGAGTGCGCTCGATTGCTCGCGGAGTTGGCCTTCGATGTCGGTCGCGAGATGCCACAGGTTGGGCAGCTGCAGAGTGAATGGTGCGGATGCCGCGTGCAGTTCGCTGCTGAGCGGTGTGAGGGCATCCATGACGCTGGCGAGCGCGAGCGCATGTTCTTTCTGATCTTTGGGGGAGTTCATGAGGGTTCCGGCGGCTCGCCCATCGGAGATGCGGTCGGCGCCGCGCGCGGCACTGCCCGCGAGTACCCGGGCGCTCACGGCGCCGTTCTGCACTCGCACGAGAGTTTCGGGGCTGGAGCCGATGAGGCCATCGACGGCGAAGGTGAAGGTGTCGGGGTAGCGGGCGGCGAGGGCGCTGAGCGGGATGCGCAGGTCGGCGTGCTGCGGCAGGTCAGCGTGTTGGTCGCGCGCGATGACGATCTTGGCTGCGGCGCCGTGGGAGATTTCGCGCAGTGCTGCTTTGACGGTCTTGGTGAATGCTTTCGTGCTCATCTCGCCGGGGGCGAAGGAAATGTGCACGGGATCGCCGGCGGGCTGGTGGGGGTCTGAGGGCAGACCATCGGAGGTTACGGGCAGGCCGCTGGTTTCTCCGGCGGTGATGGTGGTGACCCACTGGATTCCATCGCGGCTCCCAACAACAATGCGGGGAACGATCAGCACACTCACGGCATTCGAAGAATCGGCGAACGCAAAGCTGCCGAGGGCGATCAATCCGGTGCCGGCTCGCTTCACGCTGTCGTGGATGATCGCGGTGCGCGAGAGCTCGCTCCAGGCGGCCGCTGCCTCAGCGAACCGGTTAGCGCCACGGAACTCGAGTCGCAGCAACTCGCCTATGCCGACGAGGCCGTCGCCGTCGCGAACGAAGCCGAGAGGATGCTGCGGGGTGATCCAGTCGAGTAGCCGATCGACGGCTGCGGTTGGGCGCGTAACACTGCTCAGGACGGCATGGGTGCTAGCCATGGCACCTTCTCCGATTCTGCCCGTGACCGGACGGCTTTTGCCCCAACAATGTCTCCCAAGTATCAGAGTACCTGTCAGTTGCGGGCAGGAAAGTGAGCATCCGCTCTGAGCGCCCTAGACTAGTGATGTGGGTAAGGCTGACATGAACAAGCGACCGGAAGACGTAGCCGGAATGTTCGATGGTGTCGCAAAACACTACGACCGCACCAATAACGTCCTTTCTGCCGGAAATGCGGTGCTCTGGCGCGCTGCCACGGTGCGTGCCGTGGCCCCAGAAGCCGGCGAACGCATCCTCGATATTGCGGCCGGAACGGGCACAAGCTCGGCGGCTCTGCACCGCAATGGTGCTCGCGTTATTGGTCTCGATTTCTCGACCGGCATGGTCGAGCAGGCTCGCAAGCGTCACAAGAAGATCGAGTTCATTCAGGGCGACGCTGAGAAGCTCCCCTTCGGTGACAACGAGTTCGATGCGGTCACGATCAGCTTCGGGCTTCGCAACATCAACGATCCCCGTGCCGCACTGTCAGAAATGTACCGCGTGCTCAAGCCGGGTGGCCGACTCGTGATCACCGAATTCTCGAAGCCTCCCGTCGCGATTGTTCGTGCGGGCTATTTCACGTACCTGAACCGCGTCATGCCGATCATTGCTGATCGTTCAAGTTCGAACCCTGAGGCATACACCTACCTCGCCGAGTCGATTCGCGAGTGGCCCGACCAGGGCGAACTCAGCCAGTGGATTCGGGCTGCCGGGTTCACTCGCGTCGCGTACCGCAATCTCACCGCAGGCATCGTTGCGATGCACCGTGGCCATAAGCCTGTTGATGAAACAGTGCTGGCCTCGGTTGCTAAGCGCAAGGGCAATGCCACTCGTCCGATCAGAACGATCACGACGCCCAAGTCGCCTAAGCCGCCCAAGACCTCTTCTGACAGCACACCGAAGCCGTAGCGCTTCGCAAAAGAAACCGGTTGATAGTGAACCCGAGTGTTCCGTCTGCTCGCCGCAGCAACACCCTGAGCTCCTCACTGGGCTTGGGCGAGAAGCTCTTTGCCTCGAGTGATGAGCGTCGTTTTGCTGCCGCGATTGAGGAAGGTCTTGATCAGGTTGAGGCTGGCCTGTTGGCCCACATGGCTTTTGCCGACGAAATTGCGGATGCCACGAGTCGCTACTTGCTCGAAGCTGGCGGCAAGCGCGTGCGCCCGGTGCTGGCGCTGCTCACGGCTCAGTTGGGTGACGGCAATAACGCTGACGTCGTCACGGCGGCTCAGGCTGTAGAGATCACTCACCTCGCATCGCTGTACCACGACGACGTCATGGATGAAGCGCAGTTGCGCCGCGGTGTTCCGAGTGCCCAAAACGTGTGGGGCAACTCGGTTGCTATCCTCACGGGCGATCTCTTGTTCGCGCGGGCAAGCAAGCTTGTCGCGGGCCTCGGCGAAGAGGCGCTGATGTTGCAGGCCAACACTTTTGAACGTTTGTGCCTCGGCCAACTTCACGAGACTCTCGGCCCGAAGCCGGGCGAAAACCCTGTTGAGCACTACTTGCAGGTGTTGGCCGACAAGACGGGCTCGCTCATCGCGACCGCTGCCGAGGTTGGCGTCATGTTCTCGAATGCCCCCGCGGAATACACGAAGCCGGTGCGCGAATTTGGTGAGAAGGTCGGCGTCGCTTTCCAGCTCATCGACGATGTGATCGACCTGTCGGCCGAGACCGGCAAGACAGGCAAGCAGGCAGGAACCGATTTGCGCAGTGGCGTTGCGACGCTACCGCTGTTGTTCTTGCGCGAGCTTGCCGTGACGAACAGTGATGCAGCCGAGCTGCTGACTCGCATCGAACGCGACGTCAACGCCAGCTTCTATGGCGAAGGCGACGACGACGCTCTCGATGCCGCCATTACCGAGCTCCGCGAGCATCCAGTTACCAAGAAGACGCTCGACGAAGCCCGCCGTTGGGGCCGCGAAGCTGTCGATGCCCTTGCCCCTCTTCCCGATGGTCCTGTCAAGAAGGCACTCACGCGTTTCGCCGACAACGTCGTCGAACGCTCGAACTAACTACTCCATACTCGCCCGCGCCCCGGGCGCCCCGAGATGAACGGAAACGACAACTGATGAGCAAACTGCGACTCGCCATTGTTGGTGCAGGCCCCGCCGGAATCTATGCCGCCGACATCCTGCTGAAGGCAGAGCGACAGTTCGAAGTGTCGATTGACCTCTTTGAGCAACTGCCGGCACCGTACGGTCTTGTTCGCTACGGCGTTGCGCCCGATCATCCGCGCATCAAGGGCATCGTGAATGCACTGCGCGATGTGCTCGACACGGGCAACATCCGTCTCTTCGGTAACGTCACGTATGGTCGCGACATCACGCTCGACGACCTCAAGAAGCACTACAACGCCGTGATCTTCTCGACCGGTGCTGTACGGGATGCCCCGCTGCCGATCCCCGGAATCGACCTGCCAGGCAGCCACGGTGCCGCGGACTTCGTCAGCTGGTACGACGGCCACCCCGACGTGCCGCGCGAGTGGACCCTCGACGCGAAAGAGACCGCCGTCATCGGCAACGGAAACGTCGCTCTCGACGTCGCCAGAATGCTCGCTAAGCACGCGGATGACCTGCTGCCGACCGAGATCCCTGCCAACGTCTACGAGGGCCTTAAATCGAGCCCCGTGACCGACGTGCACGTCTTCGGTCGCCGTGGACCGATGCAGGTGAAGTTCACCCCGCTCGAACTGCGGGAACTCGGCGAACTCAACGACGTCGACCTCATCGTCTATGACGAAGATTTCGACTATGACGCTGCCTCGAAAGCGGCCATCGAATCCAACAAACAGATCATGGTGCTCGACCGCATCTTCACGAAGTGGCGCGGCGAAGAAAAGGGCACGGCATCCCGTCGACTGCACTTGCACTTCTACGCTGGCCCGGTTGAAGTGCTCGGCACTGACCGCGTTGAAGGGTTCCGGTACGAGCGCACCAAGCCCGACGGCGAAGGTGGAGTGGTCGGCACCGGCGAGTTCCGCGAGGTTGCGGTGCAAAGTCTGTATCGCGCAGTTGGCTACTTCGGGTCGCCGCTTGACGGCATCCCGTTCGATGACCGCCGAGGCGTGATCCCCAACCGCGAGGGTCAAGTCATTGACGACAACGACGAACAGGTCAATGGCGTGTACGCGACCGGCTGGATCAAGCGCGGACCCGTTGGTCTCATCGGCCACACCAAGTCAGACGCGATGGAAACCATCAGCCACGTCATGAATGACCAAGCCAACTGGTGGGCTCCCGAGCATCCCGACGAGCAGTCCGTCATCGACCTGCTGAAGAGCCGCAACGTTGACTACACGAATCTGGCCGGCTGGCAGTCACTCGACGCCCACGAGATTGCTCTTGGCGAGCCTGAAGGCCGCGCGCGCATCAAGCTGGTCGATCGCGACGAAATGATTGCGGCATCCAAGAACACAGACGCTAGCTAGCAGCGAGCCTCGAGCTGCGTGCTGTGCTCGGGGGTTGCGTGCTGTGCTCCGCGGACGGCTGGTTACTGAACAGCCGCGGTGAGCCGCGCAAGGTTGTCGAGCACCTTTGACCGTCGAGGACGCTCCATCCACTCCTCAAGAGTGAGTTCGCGGCTGACACCGCGGTACTCGGACTCGAGCTCGCGCATCTCAGCGATGAACTCCGGCCCGCGAACCATCACCGAGATTTCAAGGTTGAGGCTGAACGAGCGCATGTCCATGTTGCTCGAGCCAATCACCGCGACTTGATCGTCGATGGTGAAGTGCTTGGCGTGCAGCACCGTCGGAGTCGGGTATAGCCAGATTCTTACCCCGGCACGAAGCAGGGTCTCGTAGTAGCTGCGCTGCGCGTGATAGACCAAAGCCTGGTCGCCCACCTCCGAGACGAAGAGCTGCACATCGAGCCCGCTCTGCGCGGCGGTAGTGATGGCATAGAGCATCGAATCGTCGGGCACAAAGTACGGGCTCGTGATAATTACACGCTCTTGAGCGGCATAGAGCAACGAGTTGAACAGCCGCAGGTTGTTCTCTCCCTCGAAGCCAGGGCCGCTCGGCACAACCTGAGCGTCGAGGCTCGCTGTTGTTGCGATGGGAGGTGCCAGCGATGCCTCACGCACTAAGAGTTCGTTCGTTTCGCTGTACCAATCGGTGATGAAGAGTGCGTGGATTCCGGCAACGATCGGTCCCTCAAAACGCACCATGAGGTCCTTCCAATGCAACCCGCGCTTTCTGTTTATGCGCTTGTTGTAAGTGGAATCGACCATGTTCTGCGAACCCGTGAACGCGAGCTTGTTGTCGATGACGAGCAGCTTGCGGTGATTGCGCAGATCAGGGCGCTGAAACTTCCACTTAAGCGGCTGGAGAGGGAGCATGACCTCCCACTGCAAACCGATTCTTTTGAGGCGACGGATGGTGGTGAGGTATCCGGGAGCACGAAGCGACGCCAGATGATCGAGCAGAACGCGCACCCGAACACCGCGTTTGTGGGCAGCTTCCAGCGCGTCAAAGAACGGGGCAGAGGTGGGGTCCAGACTCAGAATGTAGAACTCAACGTGTACGTAGTTCTCGGCCTCGTTGACCGCTGCCGTCATCGCATCGAGCGATTCTTGATAATCAGAATAGAGCGTTGCGGAGTTGCCACCCACGAGAGGCATCGCGCCAAGAGTGCGATTGAGCTCCACCACGGGAGCAAGCCATGGCGGCCACGGTTGATCCTGTTTGACCTGATCCATGCCCTCCGTGGATTCGAGGATGAACTGATTGATCTCGGACTGCTTATCGCGCCGCCGCTTCGGGAGCTTGCGGCTGCCAAAAATCAAGAACAACAGGATCCCGACATACGGAATGAAGAAGATCGCCAGCAGCCAGGCCATGGCGGTTTGCGGGCGCCGATTGCGCGGAACATAGATCAGAGACAGCACGCGAATCACGAAGTCGAGCAGCACCAATAACGCAGCAAGCATCGCTGTAAAGCTGAAGTCGATACTGCTCAAGTCCATGGGCGAAGTCTACCGAGTTCTCGCCAGTAGCCGACTGCCTGGTCGCGGTGACACGGCGGCTACCAACGCGGGGGAGGGCCCTGCCAAGCGGGGGTCTCATCGGGCTTGACGAACGATCGAGCCACAACGACATCCGTCGACGAATGGGCGACGATCGACATCGCAATCGTGAGCGCCACGATGTGGAAAATTAGGTCGCCAGCAGGGATGTCGGCCGAGACCACGACAAGCACGTACACGACCGATGCGAATCCCTTGGGCCCGAACCACATCGCCGCAACCTGTTCGCGCATCGACAAGCCGGAGCCGAGGAACGAGAAGTACAGCGCGATCGGGCGAGCAGCGATGAGCGCGAGCACGGCGAAGAGCCAACCCGTCCACGCGATTTCGCCCAAGAATTTGAACGACAACAGGGCGCCGAACACCATGAGCGCGAGTAGCTTGAGCAACTCGGAAATGATCTCGCCGAACTCCTCGAAGGCTTCGCGTTCCTTCTGACCGATGGTTGCCACCATCACGCCAGCAGCAAACGCCGCCAAGAAAAGGTTGGCGTTGGTGTAGCTCGCCAACGCGAACACGAGCAACCCAATAGCGATTGGCACGATCGGCTCAAAGACGCCGGCAGCGGCAAAGAGGCGGGTGTGGAGCGCCTTGATAACGATCCACGGCACAGCGACGCCGATGGCGGTGCCCGCGAGAAGCTCCAAGCCCAGCTCGCCTAAGTGCAAGTCATCTGAACCAGAACTGACAGCTAAGAACACCACTACGAAAGGCAACGCCAAACCGTCGTTGACGCCCGACTCCACATTCAGCAGCTGACGCAACCGTTCCGGCACCTGTTTGTTTCCGACAAGGGCGGCCGCGAATACCGGGTCAGTGGGAGCCAGGATGGCGCCGATCAGTAACGCTTCAGGCCAATCCAGCCCGAGCATGAAATGCGCCAACACCGCAGTGATGGCGAGCGTGAGGGGCAAACCCCACCCGAGAGCGCGACCGGGAAGGCGCCACGCCTTGCGCAGGTCTGCCCAGCCCATCTTCATGCCATCCGTGAAGAGCACCACAAAGAGGGCGATCTCGGCAATCGTTGAGACCTCGGTCGACGACGAATCGAGATCGAGGATGCCCGTCGTCTCCGAGCCGATCGCAAAGCCGACAGCCAAAAACAGCACAGCCGCCGACAACACCGTTCGCCCTGCGAGCGCAGAGAACAGCACAGCAACCAGCAGGGTCGCAGCAAAAATCAGCAGGAAGACATCCATGCTGGGGGAGTCTTAGCGGAAGTTCACAAACTGGAGAGCGACTTCGATGTCTTTGCCCTTCAGCAGTGCCATCGTGGCCTGAAGGTCGTCGCGGCTCTTCGACTGCACGCGCAGTTCCTCGCCCTGAATCTGCGACTTCACGCTCTTAGGAGCCTCGTCGCGGATGATCTTCGAAATCTTCTTGGCGTCCTCAGACGAGATGCCGTTCTTCAGGCTGATCTCGATGCGGTACTCCTTGCCGCTGGGGAACGGCTCGCCAGCGTCGAGGCTGCGCAGTGAAATGCCGCGCTTGATGAACTTAGCCTCGAGCACCTCGAGAACCGCCTTCACGCGCTCTTCAGCGCTCGCCTTGAGGAGGAGGCTTTCGCCGGTCCACTCCACTGAAGCGCCTACGCCCTTGAAGTCGTAGCGCTGAGCAAGCTCTTTTTGCGCCTGGTTGACGGCGTTTTCCGCCTCCATTTGGTCAACTTTGCTCACAATGTCAAACGAAGAATCAGCCATGCGCCCATGCTACCCGCGGTCGGCCGAGAACTCCCACCGACCAGTTTTGGGGAAGTGGTCACGTGAACCCCAGATTCCTTGTATTCTGGTTCAGCGCGTTCGGTCAGATGAATACATGTGGCCGGAGGCGTCTCGGCGAGTTACCCAAGTGGCCAAAGGGATCTGACTGTAAATCAGACTGCATCGCATTCGAGGGTTCGAATCCCCCACTCGCCACCGAGATACCGAAAGGCCCCGCGCGCACAGTGTGGGGCCTTTCGTGAATAATGGGCGCGTGAATCTATCTACTCCGCCCGAGAGTCCATCGTTTCGTCGCCGGCTCGCTCAGTTTGTTGACTCAGCCCTCGTTCAAAATTTCGTGCTCGCGGTCATCGT is a window from the Salinibacterium sp. NK8237 genome containing:
- a CDS encoding polyprenyl synthetase family protein, whose translation is MNPSVPSARRSNTLSSSLGLGEKLFASSDERRFAAAIEEGLDQVEAGLLAHMAFADEIADATSRYLLEAGGKRVRPVLALLTAQLGDGNNADVVTAAQAVEITHLASLYHDDVMDEAQLRRGVPSAQNVWGNSVAILTGDLLFARASKLVAGLGEEALMLQANTFERLCLGQLHETLGPKPGENPVEHYLQVLADKTGSLIATAAEVGVMFSNAPAEYTKPVREFGEKVGVAFQLIDDVIDLSAETGKTGKQAGTDLRSGVATLPLLFLRELAVTNSDAAELLTRIERDVNASFYGEGDDDALDAAITELREHPVTKKTLDEARRWGREAVDALAPLPDGPVKKALTRFADNVVERSN
- a CDS encoding YajQ family cyclic di-GMP-binding protein; this encodes MADSSFDIVSKVDQMEAENAVNQAQKELAQRYDFKGVGASVEWTGESLLLKASAEERVKAVLEVLEAKFIKRGISLRSLDAGEPFPSGKEYRIEISLKNGISSEDAKKISKIIRDEAPKSVKSQIQGEELRVQSKSRDDLQATMALLKGKDIEVALQFVNFR
- a CDS encoding FAD-dependent oxidoreductase, yielding MSKLRLAIVGAGPAGIYAADILLKAERQFEVSIDLFEQLPAPYGLVRYGVAPDHPRIKGIVNALRDVLDTGNIRLFGNVTYGRDITLDDLKKHYNAVIFSTGAVRDAPLPIPGIDLPGSHGAADFVSWYDGHPDVPREWTLDAKETAVIGNGNVALDVARMLAKHADDLLPTEIPANVYEGLKSSPVTDVHVFGRRGPMQVKFTPLELRELGELNDVDLIVYDEDFDYDAASKAAIESNKQIMVLDRIFTKWRGEEKGTASRRLHLHFYAGPVEVLGTDRVEGFRYERTKPDGEGGVVGTGEFREVAVQSLYRAVGYFGSPLDGIPFDDRRGVIPNREGQVIDDNDEQVNGVYATGWIKRGPVGLIGHTKSDAMETISHVMNDQANWWAPEHPDEQSVIDLLKSRNVDYTNLAGWQSLDAHEIALGEPEGRARIKLVDRDEMIAASKNTDAS
- a CDS encoding isochorismate synthase MenF; its protein translation is MASTHAVLSSVTRPTAAVDRLLDWITPQHPLGFVRDGDGLVGIGELLRLEFRGANRFAEAAAAWSELSRTAIIHDSVKRAGTGLIALGSFAFADSSNAVSVLIVPRIVVGSRDGIQWVTTITAGETSGLPVTSDGLPSDPHQPAGDPVHISFAPGEMSTKAFTKTVKAALREISHGAAAKIVIARDQHADLPQHADLRIPLSALAARYPDTFTFAVDGLIGSSPETLVRVQNGAVSARVLAGSAARGADRISDGRAAGTLMNSPKDQKEHALALASVMDALTPLSSELHAASAPFTLQLPNLWHLATDIEGQLREQSSALDLIDILHPTAAVAGTPTPDAIRIIDELEGFDRGRYAGPVGWVDAHGNGEWAVALRCAQVSGSGITAYAGAGIVAGSDAKKELAETELKFRPIVEAFG
- a CDS encoding sodium:proton antiporter is translated as MDVFLLIFAATLLVAVLFSALAGRTVLSAAVLFLAVGFAIGSETTGILDLDSSSTEVSTIAEIALFVVLFTDGMKMGWADLRKAWRLPGRALGWGLPLTLAITAVLAHFMLGLDWPEALLIGAILAPTDPVFAAALVGNKQVPERLRQLLNVESGVNDGLALPFVVVFLAVSSGSDDLHLGELGLELLAGTAIGVAVPWIVIKALHTRLFAAAGVFEPIVPIAIGLLVFALASYTNANLFLAAFAAGVMVATIGQKEREAFEEFGEIISELLKLLALMVFGALLSFKFLGEIAWTGWLFAVLALIAARPIALYFSFLGSGLSMREQVAAMWFGPKGFASVVYVLVVVSADIPAGDLIFHIVALTIAMSIVAHSSTDVVVARSFVKPDETPAWQGPPPRW
- the cls gene encoding cardiolipin synthase — translated: MDLSSIDFSFTAMLAALLVLLDFVIRVLSLIYVPRNRRPQTAMAWLLAIFFIPYVGILLFLIFGSRKLPKRRRDKQSEINQFILESTEGMDQVKQDQPWPPWLAPVVELNRTLGAMPLVGGNSATLYSDYQESLDAMTAAVNEAENYVHVEFYILSLDPTSAPFFDALEAAHKRGVRVRVLLDHLASLRAPGYLTTIRRLKRIGLQWEVMLPLQPLKWKFQRPDLRNHRKLLVIDNKLAFTGSQNMVDSTYNKRINRKRGLHWKDLMVRFEGPIVAGIHALFITDWYSETNELLVREASLAPPIATTASLDAQVVPSGPGFEGENNLRLFNSLLYAAQERVIITSPYFVPDDSMLYAITTAAQSGLDVQLFVSEVGDQALVYHAQRSYYETLLRAGVRIWLYPTPTVLHAKHFTIDDQVAVIGSSNMDMRSFSLNLEISVMVRGPEFIAEMRELESEYRGVSRELTLEEWMERPRRSKVLDNLARLTAAVQ
- a CDS encoding arsenate reductase ArsC, yielding MRTHSAGQLPLNDPNNVLRRSAERLALQYDGLVSEETIERVLFESYAALARTAKVSTHLSSLASRFAHERLAALAQAKGVIAKTVPEVLFVCVQNSGRSQMAAAWLRELGKGRVHVRSAGSEPGASILSLVVDVMAEEGIALTDDFPKPLTDDVVRAADAVITMGCGDACPIYPGKRYLDWQLTDPADLDIDGVRRVRDEIRERVEGLLREIAP
- the ubiE gene encoding bifunctional demethylmenaquinone methyltransferase/2-methoxy-6-polyprenyl-1,4-benzoquinol methylase UbiE, translated to MNKRPEDVAGMFDGVAKHYDRTNNVLSAGNAVLWRAATVRAVAPEAGERILDIAAGTGTSSAALHRNGARVIGLDFSTGMVEQARKRHKKIEFIQGDAEKLPFGDNEFDAVTISFGLRNINDPRAALSEMYRVLKPGGRLVITEFSKPPVAIVRAGYFTYLNRVMPIIADRSSSNPEAYTYLAESIREWPDQGELSQWIRAAGFTRVAYRNLTAGIVAMHRGHKPVDETVLASVAKRKGNATRPIRTITTPKSPKPPKTSSDSTPKP